Part of the Leptolyngbya sp. CCY15150 genome, CCCAGCCGCAGCCTGCAACCCCAGGCCAGCGCCTTCTGGCCCCTGCTCACCGGTGAGGAGCAAGTGGTGATTCAATCTGCTCGCAACCGCGAACTGGATAATCGCTTGTTTAAATACGTCGGCGTTGCCGGGTTCGATCAACCGCGCATTGTCCAGGTGGGCTATGAAGCCTATGCGCTGCTGGAGTTGCGGCAGAGGATTGGCCTGTCCCGGCTCACCAGTGAACTGATTCAAAGCGACAGCATTGTTGCCGTACGCATTGTCGATACCGATCTCGAAAACCTAGCGCGGAGCGTCAAGGCCGGGGTGCCCGGTGTGGCTAGCCTCAATAATCCGAACGATATTGCCAATGTGCGGCGCGTATTGGCCCAGGGCGATCCGATGAGCTACCTGGAAGGGAGCTTGTTTAAGGTGATTGTGCCGATCACGGATGCCAACCAAACTATTACGGGAGCAACGGTGCTCTACCTGTCTACCGAACATATCCAGGTCGCTCTGCGCCAAGAGATCAGCCAGTTGGTGATTGTCACGCTGCTGATTTTAATGGTGGGGCTCTTGGCCTCTTTGATCCTCTCGCGGTTAATCACGGCCCCTCTCGGCCGGCTCACCCTGGCCGCCAGCGCTGTCCAAGACGCCACCTTTGATCCCGACATGCTCACCTCCATCGCCCGCTCTCGCGATGAGCTGGGATTACTAGCCCGCACCTTCCAAACCATGATCCAGCAAGTCTCTGAGCGGGAGCAGGGTCTGAAAAATGCGAGGGAAGCCCTGCGACGCAGCGAGGCCTATTTCCGCTCCATTATTGAAAATGCGTCGGATGTGATCATGATTTTGGATGAAACAGGGCAGATTCATTACAGCAGTCCATCGATTCTCGCCATTTTGGGCTACTCCGCTGGCGATCTACAGCAGCAACCCATGGTCTCCTACATCCATCCCGACGATCGCGCCTTGATGGATCAGTATTTTCAAGAGGCGATCGCCCAACCGGGCACCCTGCCGCCTCGGGATCTACGGGTGCAGCACCGTAACCAAACCTGGCTGATCATGGAAGGGGTATTGAACAATCTCCTCAATGATCCAGCTATTGAAGGCATGATCTTAACCCTGCGCGATATTACGGAACGCAAGCAGGCCGAGGTGATGCAGCAGGAGAAGGAAACAGCTGAACAGTCTAACCGGGCCAAGAGCCAGTTTTTGGCCAACATGAGCCACGAACTACGGACGCCCCTGAATGCCATCATTGGCTATAGCGAAATGTTGCAGGAAGATGCCGTTGACCTCGGGCAGGATACCTTCATCCCCGACCTGCAAAAGATCCAAACCGCTGGGCAGCATTTACTCACCTTGATTAACGATATTTTGGATTTGTCCAAAATCGAAGCCGGGCGGATGACCCTTTACCTAGAACCCTTCGATGTGGCTCTGCTGGTGCAGGACATCGCCAACACCATCCAACCGTTGCTTGATAAAAACAACAATCAACTAACCGTGACCTGTGCCGCTGATATCGGCATGATGTCGGCAGATCTCACCAAGGTGCGCCAAAATTTGTTCAACCTGCTCAGCAATGCCGCAAAATTTACCGCCCAGGGCAAGGTGGAACTCGTGGTCACCGCCTCACCGTCTCCAAAGGAACTGGGAGGCGATCGCCCTGTCGATGGCCTGATGTTTCAAGTACGGGACACCGGTATTGGCATGTCGGATGATCAAATCAGCCGCCTCTTCCAGGCCTTCACCCAAGCAGATGCCAGCACCACCCGCAAATATGGCGGCACGGGGCTAGGGCTGGCGATCGCCCAACGCTTCAGTCACATGATGGGTGGAAGAATTCATGTAGCTAGCCGATTAGGGCAGGGCAGTACATTTACCATGTGGTTACCCAGGGTGGTTCAAGATCAAGCAGATGGCGATCGCTAAAGCCTAGGCCTATCCCGACGGTGCTATGGACGCGTGAAAAATGCAGCAGGATGGTTGGGGAAAAAACTCATGCTGGTAGATATACGGAGGGGCCGCGGCCCGACCTTAACAATCGCAATCGTGAAAGGGCATCTTAACGTTCATGCCTGGCACGCCCTACCTATGATGGAGAATATAGGTGGCGGGAGTTCAGTATTTTCCCCGTAATCTTGGAGAGACGTCATGCCCATCATCCTCTTAGTCGAAGATAATGAAATGAATCGGGACATGCTGTCTCGTCGTCTCACCCGTCGAGGGCATGAGGTGTTAATGGCCGTCGATGGAAAACAGGGGGTGGCGATCGCCCAAGACCAACAACCACACTTAATTTTGATGGATATGAGCCTACCGGTGCTCGATGGATGGGAAGCAACCCGTCAACTCAAAGCCATGCCCAAGACCCAGCACATCCCCATTATTGCCCTCACTGCCCATGCCATGGCAGGCGATCGCCAGAAATGCATCGAGGTAGGCTGCGATGACTATGATACAAAACCGATTGACTTTAATCGCCTACTTACTAAAATACAAGCTCTTTTAACATCACCAACGCCATGACCGGGACTCGTGGACTGATCCTCGTCGTAGACGATAACGAAACCAACCGTGATCTACTCTCGCGACGACTTTCGCGCTTAGGGCACGATACAGTAATGGCAGAGCATGGGCAGCAAGCCCTCGACCAAGTGCAGCACCACGCCTTCGACCTGGTCTTGCTAGACATCATGATGCCCAATATGACGGGCTATGAGGTGCTCGAACGCCTCAAGGCAGACCCAGCCCAGGCTCACATCCCGGTGATCATGGTCTCCGCCCTAGACGACATCGAAAGCGTGGTGCGCTGCATTGAGCTAGGGGCAGAAGACTACTTGTTTAAGCCGTTTAACCCTACTCTGCTGCAGGCCCGGGTGACCGCTAGCCTAGAAAAGAAGCGGATGCTTGACCATGAACGGGCCATGATGGAAAAACTCAAGGCGGAGCAGGAAAAATCCGAGGCGCTGTTGCTGAATATTCTGCCAGGGGCGATCGCCACCCGTCTCAAGCAAGGCGAACAGGTGATTGCCGATAACTTTGCCGATGTGACGGTGATGTTTGCCGATTTGGTCAACTTTACGGAACTCTCCGCCCAGCTCGCGCCGCCTGAATTAGTGGCATTGCTCAACCGCATTTTTTCCACCTTCGACCAGCTCGCCGATCGCTATAATCTCGAAAAAATCAAGACCATCGGAGATGCCTATTTGGTGGTAGGCGGCCTACCCACACCCCGCCCCGACCATGTCGAGTCTGTGGCGGAGATGGCCCTAGCCATGCAAAAAGCGATCGCCCAGTTTACGGTATCCCCCGCTCAACCGACCCTCACTATGCGCATCGGCATCAACACTGGCCCGGTAGGCGCTGGGGTCATTGGCATCAAGAAGTTTGCCTATGACCTCTGGGGCGATACGGTGAATACCGCTAGCCGCATGGAGTCTCTGGGTCTACCAGGACACATCCAGGTGACGGAGACGGTCTATGAACGCCTTAAGGATAAGTATCACCTCGAACCCCGAGGGGCGATCGAGGTGAAGGGTAAAGGCGCGATGATGACCTATTTTCTCAGAGGGTAGGATCCTCGTTATCGTTGTCATCTACATTGTGAGTGTTCAGACCGCTGATGTGCCCTCAGTCCGCTGCAAAAGGCTTCACGTTCGGCGGCTTCACGGGCTGCAGCTTCACGGGCGGCGGCGGCTTCTCGTTCAGCGGCTTCTCGAGCTGCGGCTTCACGGGCTGCAGCTTCACGGGCGGCGGCGGCTTCTCGTTCAGCGGCTTCTGCGGCTTCACGGGCTGCAGCTTCACGTTCTGACTCTATAGTCGCAGATCCTGAACTTGAACTACTTCCGGAAGAACCAGAAGATCTAGGCGGAATATAATCATTAGGATCTCCTGCCGAAGGAAAGTCATTATAACGAGAATCAGGCTCTAAAGCCCCCGAAATAGGAAAAACAACGCTGTCCCAGTAGGGTACTTGCCGATTTCGTAAGTCTTGAGCTGCTGAACGCACCGCTTCACGATCCCCTCTAGCGTTTGCTTCACGTAGAAGAGTCAAGCTCGTGTTCTCAGCTCGCCACATGTAAACGCTATCCTGAGCCAACTCACGAAGGTTGTGTTCTGGCTCAATCAGTTCTGCAAGAGCGATCGCCTGTTCTAAATTGCCTTTGTCCCGCTCTGCCTGAGCATCTTCTAAAATTTGCGGATACCACTCACGTTTTAAGTTTTCAACAGCAGCGTAGGCATTAGATTCTTTGGGAATTTCCTCTAGTTTATTGATAGCCTCTACCCACTTCTTTTCTTCTGCTAGCTTTTCAGCGTCGTCAATAATTTGCCTATCCTCTTCTCCAATTCTTTCTAGGAGAAAAGCGTGGTAGACGGTATTACCAAGATTTATACTTACCTCGCCCATACCCTCTGTCATCGTCCCCAAGGTTACCTCTGTTGTTATCCTCCCTAAGGTTCCTTCTATTAAGTGGGGCAATTTATTAGCACCAAAGAGCGCAATCCCAAGAGCACCGATGGCTCCAGTAGCCAATGCAACCCAGAGCATCGTCTTGGGCGATCGCTTCGGGCGTATCGGAGCGACAATCGCTACAGGCGTGAAAACCTCAACCGGCTCTGACTCGGTTTGCTGGTCAGGTAGCGACAGATCATTAGTAACATCAAGCGTTT contains:
- a CDS encoding response regulator codes for the protein MPIILLVEDNEMNRDMLSRRLTRRGHEVLMAVDGKQGVAIAQDQQPHLILMDMSLPVLDGWEATRQLKAMPKTQHIPIIALTAHAMAGDRQKCIEVGCDDYDTKPIDFNRLLTKIQALLTSPTP
- a CDS encoding adenylate/guanylate cyclase domain-containing protein, which gives rise to MTGTRGLILVVDDNETNRDLLSRRLSRLGHDTVMAEHGQQALDQVQHHAFDLVLLDIMMPNMTGYEVLERLKADPAQAHIPVIMVSALDDIESVVRCIELGAEDYLFKPFNPTLLQARVTASLEKKRMLDHERAMMEKLKAEQEKSEALLLNILPGAIATRLKQGEQVIADNFADVTVMFADLVNFTELSAQLAPPELVALLNRIFSTFDQLADRYNLEKIKTIGDAYLVVGGLPTPRPDHVESVAEMALAMQKAIAQFTVSPAQPTLTMRIGINTGPVGAGVIGIKKFAYDLWGDTVNTASRMESLGLPGHIQVTETVYERLKDKYHLEPRGAIEVKGKGAMMTYFLRG
- a CDS encoding ATP-binding protein produces the protein MPLRNRILLSITSLLVISVLSTAAVMTLGARRVILMQAEADGILIAQFLARMTRFSNQVQDQIEVDLGQQMVVQATLASHLVAIAEAAGLTEPEINQHLRQIVESTSLNEFWITDERGYAYLRNDETVDFTFSPSRSLQPQASAFWPLLTGEEQVVIQSARNRELDNRLFKYVGVAGFDQPRIVQVGYEAYALLELRQRIGLSRLTSELIQSDSIVAVRIVDTDLENLARSVKAGVPGVASLNNPNDIANVRRVLAQGDPMSYLEGSLFKVIVPITDANQTITGATVLYLSTEHIQVALRQEISQLVIVTLLILMVGLLASLILSRLITAPLGRLTLAASAVQDATFDPDMLTSIARSRDELGLLARTFQTMIQQVSEREQGLKNAREALRRSEAYFRSIIENASDVIMILDETGQIHYSSPSILAILGYSAGDLQQQPMVSYIHPDDRALMDQYFQEAIAQPGTLPPRDLRVQHRNQTWLIMEGVLNNLLNDPAIEGMILTLRDITERKQAEVMQQEKETAEQSNRAKSQFLANMSHELRTPLNAIIGYSEMLQEDAVDLGQDTFIPDLQKIQTAGQHLLTLINDILDLSKIEAGRMTLYLEPFDVALLVQDIANTIQPLLDKNNNQLTVTCAADIGMMSADLTKVRQNLFNLLSNAAKFTAQGKVELVVTASPSPKELGGDRPVDGLMFQVRDTGIGMSDDQISRLFQAFTQADASTTRKYGGTGLGLAIAQRFSHMMGGRIHVASRLGQGSTFTMWLPRVVQDQADGDR